The following are encoded in a window of Aerococcus sanguinicola genomic DNA:
- a CDS encoding insulinase family protein — MSNEQIAGFHLVDQFQAPDANSLAFVYEHDQSGGRVLWLKNEDQNRAFGIGFITPPEDSRGAAHIVEHAVLAGSRKYPVKDPFMFMLKTSMNTFLNAMTFSDMTLYPVASMNEEDFHHLMDVYLDAVFFPRMLKERRVFEQEGWHLDLDEETGQLTYNGVVYNEMRGVYSSPDRTVIQDIDRYLHPDSTYAQDSGGYPYQIPDLTYEDFCAFHQAHYRPDNALAFLYGDLDIERALAQIDGDYFSHFQAGKGLSSLQTPAPSQEDRRYTAYYDGGKGDDRSTDSYLSYSLPFGQATCREDQYLLSLLADSLVNAESSPVRQAILEAGLAEDVSVYGGSGYYLDFTIVLERFDADRVDEAVALIQEVLRQAVAEGIDTKLLEAVIKRTEFALREAGGANRGVTKFIQCMSAWRYGISLDEALNYSESFQAFRDKLGTGYYEAVVKDRLLGAKGRQILVHEPELGRHQAMDQALSQELADKAEAMTAEEIDQVKAANASLRSYQQTPDSPEAQATLPQLDITDVDREVAHIPEEKLTLAGGQVCLYHDQPAAGIRYVQLAFPLDQVAFEDLATLSDLLTFLGSVSTEAHAYADLDTAILTYANGLNFQAKLYRDSDQPDRYQAKLLVSFAALGQDSRQALALVEEILTASRFDEKARILNLLQRIKADLEDALESSGHSSALTRLQAMSVETARIAEELEGIAYYDHVCALLADFDKVFDDYSQALSDLQAKLWSSQGVTVSLTAEAADQAELVEEVQTFLAQLPSEKAPAQDLIVPLSGTKQEGIRTNGNVQYVVQGGHLEPESFHYQGSAVVLAHFLSHAFLHEQIREQGGAYGAGFILSPAGDIAAYSYRDPHLDRTLAVYSQIADFIRQLDLDQATIDQFIIGAMTAFHFPIVPQAVNGLALRRHFKGETEDRINQRLQEALDTKLEDFKAYADEIEQAFSQQGLVVIGNQDKIGAASERFSDQRDLKQRK, encoded by the coding sequence ATGTCAAATGAACAAATCGCAGGTTTTCACCTGGTTGACCAATTTCAAGCGCCGGACGCCAACAGTCTGGCTTTTGTCTATGAACATGACCAATCCGGGGGCCGCGTGCTCTGGCTGAAGAATGAGGACCAGAACCGGGCCTTTGGGATTGGCTTTATCACCCCACCGGAGGATTCGCGGGGGGCGGCCCATATTGTGGAACACGCTGTTCTCGCGGGCTCGCGCAAGTACCCGGTCAAGGACCCCTTCATGTTCATGCTCAAGACCTCGATGAACACCTTCCTCAACGCCATGACCTTCTCCGATATGACCCTCTACCCCGTGGCTTCCATGAATGAGGAGGACTTCCACCACCTGATGGACGTCTACCTGGATGCCGTCTTCTTCCCTCGGATGTTAAAAGAACGCCGGGTCTTCGAACAGGAGGGCTGGCACCTGGACCTGGACGAGGAGACGGGGCAATTGACCTATAACGGTGTGGTCTATAACGAGATGCGCGGGGTCTATTCCTCACCCGACCGGACCGTGATCCAGGATATCGACCGCTACCTCCACCCCGATTCGACCTATGCCCAAGATTCAGGCGGCTATCCCTACCAGATTCCTGACCTGACTTATGAGGATTTCTGTGCCTTCCACCAGGCCCACTACCGGCCCGACAATGCCTTGGCCTTCCTCTACGGCGACCTGGACATTGAACGCGCCCTGGCCCAGATCGATGGCGACTACTTCAGCCACTTCCAGGCTGGAAAAGGGCTATCCAGCCTCCAAACGCCCGCTCCCAGCCAAGAAGACCGGCGCTATACCGCCTACTATGATGGGGGCAAGGGTGACGACCGGTCCACGGATTCCTATCTGAGCTACAGCCTGCCTTTTGGCCAAGCGACTTGCCGAGAGGACCAGTATCTGCTGAGCCTATTGGCAGATAGCCTAGTCAACGCGGAATCCAGTCCGGTCCGCCAAGCGATTCTGGAGGCTGGTCTGGCTGAAGATGTCTCGGTCTACGGGGGCTCTGGCTACTACCTGGACTTCACCATTGTCTTGGAGCGCTTCGATGCTGACCGGGTGGATGAAGCGGTGGCCCTAATCCAAGAGGTCCTCCGCCAAGCGGTTGCGGAGGGCATCGACACCAAACTCCTAGAAGCCGTGATCAAGCGGACGGAATTCGCCTTGCGCGAGGCTGGGGGCGCCAACCGCGGCGTGACCAAGTTCATCCAGTGCATGAGTGCCTGGCGCTATGGGATCTCCCTGGACGAGGCCTTGAACTATAGCGAGAGCTTCCAGGCCTTCCGCGACAAGCTAGGAACGGGCTACTACGAAGCCGTAGTCAAGGACCGCTTACTCGGTGCAAAAGGCCGGCAGATCCTGGTCCATGAACCCGAACTGGGCCGACACCAGGCCATGGACCAGGCCCTGTCCCAAGAGCTCGCTGACAAGGCAGAAGCCATGACGGCAGAAGAAATCGACCAAGTCAAAGCCGCCAATGCCTCCCTCAGATCCTACCAACAGACCCCCGACAGTCCCGAAGCCCAGGCGACCCTGCCCCAGCTCGATATCACTGATGTGGACCGGGAAGTGGCCCATATCCCTGAAGAAAAATTAACCCTAGCAGGTGGCCAAGTCTGCCTCTACCACGACCAACCGGCAGCTGGGATCCGCTATGTCCAGCTGGCCTTCCCACTGGACCAAGTGGCCTTTGAGGACTTGGCGACCCTCTCGGACCTCCTGACCTTCCTGGGCAGCGTGTCGACCGAAGCACACGCCTACGCCGACCTGGACACGGCCATCCTGACCTATGCCAATGGCTTGAACTTCCAGGCCAAGCTCTACCGCGACAGCGACCAGCCCGACCGTTACCAGGCCAAGCTCCTGGTCTCCTTCGCGGCTCTGGGCCAGGATAGCCGCCAAGCCCTAGCCCTGGTGGAAGAAATCCTGACCGCCAGCCGCTTCGATGAGAAGGCGCGGATCCTGAACCTTCTCCAGCGGATCAAGGCTGACTTAGAGGATGCCTTAGAAAGTAGCGGCCACAGCTCTGCCCTCACCCGGCTCCAGGCCATGTCGGTAGAGACAGCCCGGATAGCGGAAGAATTAGAGGGGATCGCCTACTACGACCATGTCTGCGCTCTCCTGGCTGATTTCGATAAGGTTTTCGATGACTATAGCCAAGCCCTGTCCGACCTCCAAGCCAAGCTCTGGTCCAGCCAAGGCGTCACCGTCAGTCTGACAGCGGAAGCGGCGGACCAGGCGGAACTGGTCGAAGAAGTCCAAACCTTCCTGGCTCAGCTCCCAAGCGAAAAAGCTCCTGCCCAAGACTTGATCGTGCCCCTCAGTGGGACCAAGCAAGAGGGCATTCGGACCAATGGCAATGTCCAGTATGTGGTCCAAGGCGGCCACCTAGAGCCTGAAAGCTTCCACTACCAAGGTTCCGCCGTAGTCCTGGCTCACTTCTTGAGCCACGCCTTCCTCCACGAACAAATCCGTGAACAAGGGGGCGCTTACGGGGCCGGCTTCATCCTGAGCCCAGCTGGGGATATTGCGGCTTATTCCTACCGCGACCCCCATCTCGACCGGACCCTAGCCGTCTACAGCCAGATTGCGGACTTTATCCGCCAGCTGGACCTAGACCAAGCGACCATTGACCAATTCATCATCGGGGCCATGACTGCCTTCCACTTCCCCATCGTCCCCCAAGCCGTCAACGGCCTGGCCCTCCGCCGCCACTTCAAGGGCGAGACCGAAGACCGGATCAACCAGCGCCTCCAGGAAGCCCTGGACACCAAGCTGGAGGATTTCAAGGCTTATGCGGATGAAATCGAACAGGCCTTTAGCCAGCAGGGCCTGGTGGTTATCGGCAACCAAGACAAAATTGGTGCCGCTTCAGAGCGCTTTAGCGACCAACGTGACTTGAAGCAAAGAAAATAA
- the pgeF gene encoding peptidoglycan editing factor PgeF — MTTFRYPSPDSIIALTSLRQVDQPEEGNFGLRQAKDQAGVIANRQAALEAYGLSLDKLVMPQQTHSAHCYQVGREDIGRGARSAETGIADCDGLYTFDKGVILGILTADCVPVLFYEEASGLVGAIHSGWRGTVQEISRKAFDQIKEAHPQVAIDQVQVHIGPALSQEKFEVQADAYQAFQALGYADDAISYRETSQRWHIDNQAVVAKQCQLSGIPAANIHIHHHCTYQNPDSFSYRQNQTSYRHGHVIVRV, encoded by the coding sequence ATGACAACTTTCCGCTATCCAAGCCCAGATTCGATCATTGCATTGACCAGCCTGCGCCAGGTTGACCAGCCCGAAGAAGGCAACTTCGGCCTCCGCCAGGCTAAAGACCAAGCTGGGGTCATCGCCAACCGCCAGGCCGCCCTTGAGGCATACGGCCTGAGTCTGGACAAGCTGGTCATGCCCCAGCAAACCCACAGCGCCCATTGTTACCAAGTGGGCCGAGAAGATATTGGCCGGGGCGCCCGGTCAGCTGAGACCGGCATCGCTGACTGCGACGGACTCTATACTTTTGACAAGGGAGTCATTCTAGGCATCTTGACCGCCGACTGCGTCCCCGTCCTCTTCTATGAAGAAGCTTCAGGCCTGGTCGGTGCCATCCATTCCGGTTGGCGGGGCACCGTCCAAGAAATCAGCCGCAAAGCTTTTGACCAGATCAAGGAAGCCCATCCCCAAGTCGCCATCGACCAAGTCCAGGTCCACATCGGCCCCGCCCTCTCCCAAGAAAAATTCGAAGTTCAAGCCGACGCCTACCAGGCCTTCCAAGCCCTCGGTTACGCCGACGACGCCATTAGCTACCGCGAGACCAGCCAGCGCTGGCACATCGACAACCAAGCCGTCGTCGCCAAACAATGCCAACTCAGCGGCATCCCAGCAGCAAACATCCACATCCACCACCACTGCACCTACCAAAACCCCGACAGCTTCTCCTACCGCCAAAATCAGACAAGTTATCGGCATGGGCATGTGATTGTAAGGGTGTGA
- a CDS encoding MerR family transcriptional regulator, protein MSEKELRRSMAVFPIGTVMKLTDLTARQIRYYEEKHLITPQRSETNRRMYSLNDVDRLLEIKDYIAEGRSVNSIYQIFHKQKNAPKKEEKSTKQLTDEDVREILYNEFIKAGGFRQGDPRQRKM, encoded by the coding sequence ATGTCAGAAAAAGAGTTGCGGCGGTCGATGGCGGTCTTTCCCATTGGAACGGTGATGAAACTGACCGATCTCACAGCCCGGCAGATTCGTTATTATGAGGAGAAGCACCTGATTACACCTCAACGGTCGGAGACGAACCGGCGGATGTATTCCCTCAACGATGTGGACCGCCTGCTCGAGATTAAGGATTATATTGCGGAAGGGCGGAGCGTCAACTCCATCTACCAGATCTTCCACAAGCAAAAAAACGCACCGAAAAAAGAAGAAAAGTCCACCAAGCAGCTGACGGACGAAGATGTCCGGGAGATTCTCTACAACGAATTCATCAAGGCTGGCGGCTTCCGCCAAGGCGACCCACGCCAGCGGAAGATGTAG
- a CDS encoding AI-2E family transporter → MNIYFNHNFNADPSQEAQTTNFWGQVLKRTFKNIWVFAWAQVKLLVLVFVILGFGLHFLGIPWAWLLALVIALLDALPVIGSGIVFVPWILYQWFLGDTSLGFWLLGLYLVVALLKQALEPFFLGRDLALPVWVTLLVTIICTLVFNVMGIVVSALVIPFLSAYRQVRRDFQDQKRDQKKEIDAEFTEIND, encoded by the coding sequence ATGAATATTTATTTTAACCATAATTTTAACGCAGACCCGAGCCAGGAAGCGCAGACGACGAACTTCTGGGGTCAGGTCTTGAAGCGGACCTTCAAGAATATCTGGGTCTTTGCCTGGGCCCAAGTCAAACTCCTGGTCCTGGTCTTTGTGATTCTCGGCTTCGGCCTCCACTTTCTAGGGATTCCCTGGGCCTGGCTCTTGGCTCTCGTGATTGCCCTCCTCGACGCCCTGCCTGTGATTGGGTCCGGGATTGTCTTCGTCCCCTGGATCCTCTACCAATGGTTCTTAGGGGATACGAGCCTGGGCTTCTGGCTGCTCGGCCTCTACCTGGTCGTGGCCCTCTTGAAGCAGGCCCTCGAACCCTTCTTTTTGGGCCGGGACTTGGCCTTGCCGGTCTGGGTAACCCTTCTCGTAACCATTATCTGTACCCTGGTCTTTAATGTCATGGGGATCGTGGTCTCCGCCCTGGTTATCCCCTTCCTCTCCGCCTACCGCCAAGTGCGCCGGGACTTCCAAGACCAAAAGCGGGACCAGAAGAAAGAAATTGACGCTGAATTTACGGAAATTAATGATTAA
- a CDS encoding MalY/PatB family protein, with product MDKETFIKNYAVERQNTQSLKWDLLEERFGDAKLLPLWVADAEFKTPDSVRQALHDKIDHGVFGYTFVSDDYYEAFFSWMADHFDLHLEKDWIRFTTGVVQALYYFVYAYTEPGDSIIIQTPVYYPFHNAARDTGRRLITCDLKSVDNHFEINYAAFEQAIIDGQAKLYIHCSPHNPAGRVWTEEEMDKLFAICEKHGVLIVSDEIHQDFNFSGRPQIPALNVAGGKYRDRIVAVNAASKTFNMATLLQSQVMIPDDQLRAQYDQVVDRLNLTENSMMGLIATEAAYRDGADWLEGFKATIYSNYTYLKDHLAQELPEAKVTDLEGTYLMFVELPFVQDQIDMESFIQDRCGLAVDYGNWFGASFGDYIRLNLATIPDNIEKAADALIKESRRLLDQ from the coding sequence ATGGATAAAGAAACATTCATCAAAAACTATGCCGTTGAGCGTCAGAACACCCAGTCGCTCAAGTGGGACCTCTTAGAAGAACGCTTCGGTGATGCAAAGCTGCTCCCACTCTGGGTCGCTGACGCGGAGTTCAAGACACCCGACAGCGTCCGTCAAGCCCTCCACGATAAGATCGACCACGGTGTCTTCGGCTACACCTTTGTGAGCGATGACTACTACGAGGCCTTCTTCAGCTGGATGGCCGATCACTTCGACCTCCACTTAGAAAAAGACTGGATCCGTTTTACCACCGGTGTGGTCCAAGCCCTCTACTACTTCGTCTATGCCTATACCGAACCAGGCGACAGCATCATCATCCAGACGCCAGTCTACTATCCCTTCCATAATGCGGCTCGGGATACCGGCCGGCGTTTGATCACCTGCGACCTCAAGTCCGTCGACAATCATTTTGAAATCAACTATGCGGCCTTCGAGCAAGCCATTATCGACGGCCAAGCCAAGCTCTATATCCACTGCTCCCCCCATAATCCAGCGGGCCGGGTGTGGACCGAAGAAGAGATGGACAAGCTTTTCGCTATCTGTGAGAAGCATGGTGTCTTGATTGTGTCTGACGAGATCCACCAAGACTTCAACTTCAGCGGCCGCCCTCAGATCCCCGCCCTCAATGTGGCGGGTGGCAAGTACCGGGACCGGATCGTAGCAGTCAACGCGGCCTCTAAGACCTTCAACATGGCGACCCTCCTCCAATCCCAGGTCATGATTCCCGATGACCAACTGCGGGCCCAGTACGATCAGGTGGTGGACCGCTTGAACCTCACCGAGAACAGCATGATGGGGCTCATTGCGACAGAAGCTGCCTACCGGGATGGTGCCGACTGGTTGGAAGGCTTCAAGGCCACCATCTACAGCAACTATACTTATCTCAAAGACCACCTGGCCCAAGAACTCCCTGAAGCCAAGGTCACCGACCTGGAAGGGACCTATCTCATGTTCGTCGAGCTCCCCTTCGTCCAAGACCAAATCGACATGGAAAGCTTCATCCAAGACCGCTGTGGCCTAGCCGTGGATTACGGCAATTGGTTCGGTGCCAGCTTTGGCGACTACATCCGCCTCAACCTAGCCACCATCCCTGACAATATCGAAAAAGCCGCCGACGCTCTAATCAAAGAAAGCCGCCGCTTACTCGACCAATAA
- a CDS encoding cation diffusion facilitator family transporter translates to MPEQSYEQVKRAERATWLSIASYLIIATAKLLGGYFFRSSALTADGMNNLSDTINAVFMFIGLRFSRKPADSDHRYGHWKAESIATLAMSFLILYIGLEVTLNSLQNFFHYEPVTPDPLTIGVALVSGLVMLGVYLYNKRLAKQLESQALLASSKDNLTDALTSFMTAFTALTSQFGLPWLDGVMALVIGLIILKTGFDIFVDSTFQLTDGFPVDLIETYEEEIAAIPDVHSVRHIAARRYGANVYIDVTILVDPSLSVKEGHDITEKVEHVLADAFAIQQVDVHVEPDL, encoded by the coding sequence ATGCCTGAACAATCTTATGAACAAGTCAAACGTGCTGAGCGGGCCACCTGGCTCAGTATCGCCAGCTATCTCATCATTGCCACGGCCAAGTTACTGGGAGGTTATTTCTTCCGGTCCAGTGCGCTGACGGCGGATGGGATGAACAACCTATCGGATACTATCAATGCGGTCTTCATGTTTATCGGCCTGCGTTTCTCGCGCAAGCCAGCGGACAGCGACCACCGCTACGGCCACTGGAAGGCGGAATCTATCGCCACCCTGGCCATGAGCTTCCTGATTCTCTATATCGGCCTAGAAGTAACCCTGAACAGCCTGCAGAATTTCTTCCACTATGAGCCTGTGACCCCAGACCCCCTCACTATCGGTGTGGCCTTGGTCTCGGGACTGGTCATGCTGGGGGTCTACCTCTACAACAAGCGCCTGGCCAAGCAGCTTGAGAGCCAGGCCCTCCTCGCCTCTTCCAAGGACAATCTCACCGACGCCCTCACCTCCTTCATGACGGCCTTCACCGCCCTCACCAGCCAGTTCGGCCTGCCCTGGCTGGACGGGGTCATGGCCTTGGTGATCGGCCTCATTATCCTGAAGACAGGCTTCGATATCTTCGTCGACTCCACCTTCCAATTGACGGACGGTTTCCCCGTTGACCTGATCGAGACCTACGAGGAAGAAATCGCCGCCATCCCCGATGTCCACAGCGTCCGCCACATCGCCGCCCGCCGCTACGGAGCCAACGTCTACATCGACGTCACCATCCTGGTCGACCCCTCCCTCTCCGTCAAGGAAGGCCACGACATCACGGAAAAGGTGGAACATGTCCTAGCCGACGCCTTCGCCATCCAACAAGTCGATGTCCATGTCGAACCCGATTTATAA